The Fusobacterium russii ATCC 25533 sequence TGGAAAGTTTGTTATAAAACATTCAGGAAAAAGCCATATCTTAACTAAGAAAGATAGAAAGAGAAAAAATAATTTAAAGAAAGATGCTGTAGTTAGTGAAACTTTAAAGAACCATATGAAAGCATTATTACCATATGGAGAAGGAAGATAATATCTTGCAATTAGACTAGGAGGGAAAAATGAGAGTTAAAACTGGAATTATAAGAAGAAAAAGACATAAAAGAGTATTAAAAGCAGCAAAAGGTTTTAGAGGTGCGTCAGGAGATGCATTTAAACAAGCAAAACAAGCTACAAGAAAAGCAATGGCTTATTCTACAAGAGATAGAAAAGTTAATAAGAGAAAAATGAGACAATTATGGATTACAAGAATAAATTCAGTAGCTAGATTAAATGGGCTTACATATTCTGTTCTAATGAATGGATTAAAGAAAGCTGGAATTGAATTAGATAGAAAAGTTTTAGCTGATATAGCATTAAATAATGCAAATGAATTTACTAAATTAGTGGATGCAGCTAAAGCAGCTTTATAAAAAAAAGTTGACAATAATTATCAAAGTATGATATTATCTATGAGGTATGGAAGGTTATCCTAATTGGTAAGGAACCGGTCTTGAAAACCGACGTCGTAAGACTTTAGAGTTCGAGTCTCTAACCTTCCGCCATAGAAAATATTTTGGTGAGATGGCAGAGTGGCCTAATGCACTGACCTGCTAAGTCAGAGTACCGACTTTAGGTACCGAGGGTTCAAATCCCTCTCTCACCGCCATTAAATAATTAATAAATGAGAATATAGAAGATTGACATAAATTATGTCAGTCTTTTTTTTGTAAAAATATAAAATACATGTTACAATCAATAAACAATAAAAAAATTTTAAGGAGAAGTATGAAGAAATTAATATTTTATATATTATTTATAATAATAGGAAAATTTGCTTTTGCAGTTGTAAATACTCATCAACCGGGGTCAGCAGCATGGCATAATTATAACAATATGTTATGGGGGCAGTTAGAATATGATAGACAACTAAGAGAGCAGCAAGCAGCACAGCAGTCTCAACTTCCA is a genomic window containing:
- the rpmI gene encoding 50S ribosomal protein L35, which translates into the protein MPKMKTHKGAKKRIKVTGSGKFVIKHSGKSHILTKKDRKRKNNLKKDAVVSETLKNHMKALLPYGEGR
- the rplT gene encoding 50S ribosomal protein L20: MRVKTGIIRRKRHKRVLKAAKGFRGASGDAFKQAKQATRKAMAYSTRDRKVNKRKMRQLWITRINSVARLNGLTYSVLMNGLKKAGIELDRKVLADIALNNANEFTKLVDAAKAAL